A genomic stretch from Natronomonas gomsonensis includes:
- a CDS encoding DUF192 domain-containing protein: MTRHRTWALAVVVVTAALGGCVGPFDAGGQSTAPTATDDPTHTATPVHSSYAQTTVTVQDGDGDAELGAVEATIADNGSLRYTGLSNTESLPENRGMLFVFDSERDLTFVMREMDFAIDIVYIDSNGTITSIHHAPAPGPNEDGNDQEYSGRGQYVLEVNHHWTTDRGVEAGDQVAFELPE; the protein is encoded by the coding sequence ATGACGCGACACCGGACGTGGGCACTCGCCGTTGTGGTCGTCACCGCCGCCCTCGGCGGCTGTGTCGGCCCGTTCGACGCCGGCGGACAGTCGACGGCACCGACGGCAACGGACGACCCGACGCACACTGCGACGCCGGTTCACAGCAGTTACGCCCAGACGACCGTCACGGTACAGGACGGCGACGGCGACGCCGAACTGGGGGCCGTCGAGGCCACCATCGCCGACAACGGGTCGCTCCGATACACCGGGTTGAGCAACACCGAATCGCTGCCGGAGAACCGCGGGATGTTGTTCGTCTTCGACTCCGAACGGGATTTGACGTTCGTGATGCGGGAGATGGACTTCGCCATCGACATCGTCTACATCGATTCCAACGGGACGATAACGTCGATTCACCACGCGCCCGCACCGGGACCGAACGAGGACGGCAACGACCAGGAATACTCCGGCCGCGGACAGTACGTCCTCGAAGTGAACCACCACTGGACGACCGACCGTGGCGTCGAAGCGGGCGACCAGGTCGCCTTCGAGTTGCCGGAGTGA
- a CDS encoding DUF192 domain-containing protein, producing the protein MDRRRLGYALSAVVVLALLVYLGFAMGVFASLLAGYDASNPAASGYEHTEVTVVDADSDEVLGRVDAAVADTFSKRYVGLSDTESLDDDQGMLFVHDGVAERTYVMREMEFGLDIVFVDSDGTITEIHEAPAPAPDEDGNDQQYTGTGQYVLEVNRGWTDERGVEVGDRLVFEV; encoded by the coding sequence ATGGACCGACGCCGTCTCGGCTACGCGCTCTCGGCGGTCGTAGTTCTCGCGTTGCTCGTCTATCTCGGCTTTGCGATGGGCGTGTTCGCCTCACTCTTGGCCGGCTACGACGCCTCGAATCCGGCGGCATCCGGCTACGAACACACCGAGGTGACCGTCGTCGACGCCGACAGCGACGAGGTGTTGGGTCGAGTCGACGCCGCCGTCGCCGACACCTTCTCGAAGCGCTACGTGGGTCTGAGCGACACCGAATCGCTCGACGACGACCAGGGAATGCTGTTCGTCCACGACGGCGTCGCCGAGCGAACCTACGTGATGCGGGAGATGGAGTTCGGCCTCGATATCGTGTTCGTCGATTCCGACGGGACGATTACCGAAATCCACGAGGCACCCGCCCCGGCCCCCGACGAGGACGGCAACGACCAGCAGTACACCGGTACGGGGCAGTACGTCCTCGAAGTCAATCGCGGGTGGACCGACGAGCGCGGTGTCGAGGTCGGTGACCGACTCGTCTTCGAGGTGTAG